The nucleotide sequence GCGGCCCGCGCGACGAGCAGATCCCGGCGCGCGGTCCAGAGGGAGAGGGCGGTCTGGGTGGCGGTGGCCTGCACGTCCAGAAGCTCCGTGACGGGCGAGATGCCGGTGCGGTAGCGCAGGCGCGCCTGCTCGAGCGCAGTGCGGGCCTCCGCCTCGGCCGCGGTGGCCAACTCGAGCGCGCGGGTGGCGAGTTGCACGCGCTGACGCGCGGCCCGGACCTCGGCCTCCGCCTGCAGGCGCGCGCCTTCGAGCTGCGCGTCGACGGCCCTCCGTTGGGCGCCCGCCTCGCGGACCGCACCGATGCCGGAGAGGCCGGGGAAGAGCGCCCAGCGCATGCCCAGCCCCACGGTCCAGTCCCCCGAGCCCGTGCCCCAGGGCGTGTCCTGTCCGTGGTGGACCACGGCGGCGAAGCCCATGACCTGGGGCAGCTGGGCCCACCAGGCGCTCCGGGCCTGGGCGGCCGCGGCGTCGCGTCCGGCGGTGAGGGCCTCGAGGTCGCCCCGGCCGGCCAGGTCGCAGTCCTCCTGCACGCAGGTGGCGCCGACGGAGGTGGTGAGCGCGTCCGTGAGGGTCAGATCCGCGTCCGGCGCCATCCCGAGCAGGGTGGCGAGCTGGCTCCTGGCGATGTCGCGTTCGACGCGTGCCTGCTCCAGGCGGATCTCCACTTCGCGGGACGCGATGCGGGCCATGCGGGCGTCGAGCCCGGTGACGAGTCCCTGCCGCTCCATCGCCTCGGCCTGGGCCGTGTGGGCGCGCGCGGCCGCGAGGGCGGTGTCCAGCGCCGCCACGGAGCGGGCCGCCCACTGGGCGTTCCAGTAGGCCTGGCTGACCTGCAGGCGGACGGCGCCCGCCATCCGGCGCGCCCCCGCCTCTTCGGCCACGGCGGCGGAGCGGGCGGCGGAGAAGCCGAACCAGCCCTCGGGGGCCAGGAGCGGCATCTCCACCCCCAGGGTGGTGGAGAACCCGCCGATGGCCTCGGGACGGTTCAGGGCGTCCAGGGCCAGGTCCTCCATGGCGAAGCGCTCCTGGCGGAGCTTCAGGCCGAAGACGCCCACCGGGTCGGTGGTGCGCAGGCCCTGGAGCTCCACCCGCGTGGAGGGCAGGAAGGCCCGGGTGGCCTGCCAGACGCGCGCGTCGGCCGCGGCGCTGCCGGCCTCCGCGGCCTGGACCGCGGCATTGGCCGTCCGGGCCCGCGCCAGCGCGTCCTCGAGGCTCAGGGGGACGGTGTCCGCGGGCGGGGCCAGCGCGGTCACCAACAGGAGAAGCGGAAGGCTCATGGGTTGGGGATCCGGGGGAGGTCGGTGGGCTCGGCCTTCACAGGTCGCACGTCCGGATGCAGTTCAGGATGTGGGAGACCTTGGGCTCGATGATCCGGTAGTGGACGTGGACGCCGTCACGGCGGGACGCGACCACGTCGCAGCCCCGCAGGCGGGCCAGATGCTGGGAGACCGAGGCCTGCGGCAGGCCCACGGCCTCCTGGATCTCGGTCACCGTGGTCTCCCCACGCTCCAGCACCTCCACGATCTTCAGCCGCTCCGGATGCCCCAGCATCCGGATGATCTCGGCGGCCCGTCGGAGGACGGCCGGATCGGCGGAACGGACCAGCTCGTTCTTGTTCATGGAGTCAATGATATCAATATCGATATATATGCACAAGTGCATGTTATAGATACGTCCACGCCCGCGACCGTGGCGGTCGGGGCGGGGGGAGGCCGACTCCCCTCGCCGGGGGGCGCGAGCGGTTCGGGTGTCCACACCCTCCGGACGGGGGATTCCACGCCCGGCCGCGGCGGCCGCCGACGCAGCGACGGCCCCTTGACCGGACCCGAGCCTGCGCGGACCCTACCGTCGAGAATTGCCGCGTTCCCCCGTCGAGGGGGTCGTCGGCCATGCCAGACCTGGACTCGCCCGGATCGAATGGAGGCCCACGTGCTCCGATTCCTCGCCCTCGCTGCCCTCCTTCCGCTCGCGACGGGCCGCCTCGACGCCCAGACCCTTCGCCCCATGACCGTCGACGACGAGCTCGACATGGTCCAGGTGGGCGACGCCCTGCTCTCCCCCGACGGGCAGCGGGTGTTCTTCTCGGAGCAGCGCCTGGACTGGGGCGAGAACACGTACGAGAAGACCTACCACATGGCTCCCGCGGCCGGGGGCGAGGCCTTCCGTTGGCTGGGAGAGGAGGGCGGAAGCGACTTCCAGTTCTCGCCGGACGGTCGCTTCTTCTCGTTCAAGCGCACGGTGGACAAGAAGCAGCAGGTCTTCTCCATGCGCACGACGGGGGGCGAGGCCGTCCAGCTCACGGAGCACGACACGTCCGTGCGCACATACCAGTGGAGCGACGACGGCACACAGCTCTTCTTCACCGCGGAAGACGCCGTGCCCGACAGCGTCGAGAAGGAGGTCGAGAACGGGGCCGACGCCATCTGGGTGGACGAAGGCGCCAACGGCAAGACACGCTCCAACTGGCGCAACCTCTGGGTGTTCGACGTGGCGGCGAAGTCGGAGCGGGCGCTCACGCAGGACTCCATCCTCATCGGAAGTTTCGACGTCTCCCCCGACGGGCGGCGCGTGGCCTACACCGCCCGCCGCTCCAATCGTGAGAACGACGACCACCTGAGCGAGATCCACGTCCTGGACGTGGCCAGCGGCACCGTGCGGCAGGTCACCACCAACCAGGCGCCCGAGGGGGGGTTGGAGTGGGCTCCCGATTCCCGCCGGCTGCTGTTCACCGCGGCCGACGACCGGGAGTGGATGAACCGCAACACGAAGCTCTGGGTGATGGACGTGGACGCCGGCACGCATCGCCTGGTGTCGGGCGGATTCGAAGGCTCTCCGAGCAACGTCGTCTGGACGCCCGACGGTCGGGCGCTGCTGTTCAGCGGCCAGCAGGGTGTGGCCACGAACCTGTATCGCCTGGATGTCGACAGCGGCTCCCTCACGAAGCTCACCGACCGGACCGGGACGCTGCGCGCCGGATCCTGGTCGAAGGACCGCACCCGCTGGCTGGCCAGCTACAGCGACTACCGCACTCCGCCCGATCTATGGGTCGGCACCGTGCAGGGACGGAGCGAGCCCGTACGCATCACGCACGCGAATCCCCAGATCGCGAATCTGCAGCTCGCCGACATGGAGGTCGTGCGCTGGCGCTCCACCGACGGCACCGAGATCGAGGGATTGCTGCACCTGCCCGCCGGGCGTTCGGACGGAGAGCGGGTGCCGCTGATGCTGAACATCCACGGAGGCCCGGCCGGCGTGTTCCCCAACGCCTGGTCCGCGCGTTACCACATCTACGGCGGACTGGGCTATGCGTCGCTGTCTCCGAACGTGCGGGGGTCCAGCGGCTACACGGATGCGCTCCGCGAAGGCAACACCGTGCAGCAGGGAGACGGCATCGGAAAGGGCGACTACCAGGACCTGCAGACGGGCGTCGACGCCATGATCGAGCGCGGCATCGCCGATCCCGAGCATCTGGCGCTCCGCGGCTGGAGCTACGGCGGGATCCTGGGCGGGTGGACCATCACGCAGACGGACCGCTTCAAAGCCGCGTCCATCGGGGCCGGTGTCTACGACTGGACGTCGGAGTACGGACCCGGCTTCAATCACGATGTGCGCCTGTGGCACATCGGCGGCACACCCTGGGAGAATCCGGACGGGTGGCGCGGTCAGTCGGCGCTCACGCACGTGGCCAACGTGAGCACGCCCACGATCCTGCTGCACGGCGAGGAGGACACGACCGACACCGAGCAGCAGAGCATGATGTTCTTCGTGGGCATCCGCGACGTGGGCAAGGCACCGGTGCGCTACATCAAGTTCCCGCGCGAGCCGCACGGATTTCGTGAGCCGCGTCATCAGCGCACGCGCGACGTGGAGGAGATCCGCTGGATGCAGCGCTACGTGCTCGGGGAGGAGTGGACCCCGTGGACGCGGCCGCCGGAGAAGAAGGAGACACCGGTGTCCTGAGGAGAGCGCCTGCGGGAGAGGCGCAAGCCTGAAGCGGCAGCCCGAACCCCCGT is from Gemmatimonadota bacterium and encodes:
- a CDS encoding metalloregulator ArsR/SmtB family transcription factor, which gives rise to MNKNELVRSADPAVLRRAAEIIRMLGHPERLKIVEVLERGETTVTEIQEAVGLPQASVSQHLARLRGCDVVASRRDGVHVHYRIIEPKVSHILNCIRTCDL
- a CDS encoding S9 family peptidase, whose product is MLRFLALAALLPLATGRLDAQTLRPMTVDDELDMVQVGDALLSPDGQRVFFSEQRLDWGENTYEKTYHMAPAAGGEAFRWLGEEGGSDFQFSPDGRFFSFKRTVDKKQQVFSMRTTGGEAVQLTEHDTSVRTYQWSDDGTQLFFTAEDAVPDSVEKEVENGADAIWVDEGANGKTRSNWRNLWVFDVAAKSERALTQDSILIGSFDVSPDGRRVAYTARRSNRENDDHLSEIHVLDVASGTVRQVTTNQAPEGGLEWAPDSRRLLFTAADDREWMNRNTKLWVMDVDAGTHRLVSGGFEGSPSNVVWTPDGRALLFSGQQGVATNLYRLDVDSGSLTKLTDRTGTLRAGSWSKDRTRWLASYSDYRTPPDLWVGTVQGRSEPVRITHANPQIANLQLADMEVVRWRSTDGTEIEGLLHLPAGRSDGERVPLMLNIHGGPAGVFPNAWSARYHIYGGLGYASLSPNVRGSSGYTDALREGNTVQQGDGIGKGDYQDLQTGVDAMIERGIADPEHLALRGWSYGGILGGWTITQTDRFKAASIGAGVYDWTSEYGPGFNHDVRLWHIGGTPWENPDGWRGQSALTHVANVSTPTILLHGEEDTTDTEQQSMMFFVGIRDVGKAPVRYIKFPREPHGFREPRHQRTRDVEEIRWMQRYVLGEEWTPWTRPPEKKETPVS
- a CDS encoding TolC family protein is translated as MSLPLLLLVTALAPPADTVPLSLEDALARARTANAAVQAAEAGSAAADARVWQATRAFLPSTRVELQGLRTTDPVGVFGLKLRQERFAMEDLALDALNRPEAIGGFSTTLGVEMPLLAPEGWFGFSAARSAAVAEEAGARRMAGAVRLQVSQAYWNAQWAARSVAALDTALAAARAHTAQAEAMERQGLVTGLDARMARIASREVEIRLEQARVERDIARSQLATLLGMAPDADLTLTDALTTSVGATCVQEDCDLAGRGDLEALTAGRDAAAAQARSAWWAQLPQVMGFAAVVHHGQDTPWGTGSGDWTVGLGMRWALFPGLSGIGAVREAGAQRRAVDAQLEGARLQAEAEVRAARQRVQLATRALELATAAEAEARTALEQARLRYRTGISPVTELLDVQATATQTALSLWTARRDLLVARAALDFAYGAHDR